The genomic stretch TCGGAATGGTTATCGGGCACGAAATGACACACGGTTTTGACGACCAGGGTTCTCAGTACGACAAAGACGGCAACATTCACGACTGGTGGAGCAAAGAAGATAAAACGAAGTTTGACGAGAAAGTAAAACAAATACAACAACTTTATGATGGCTTTACCATGTTAGATAGTTTGCATGTAAACGGCAAACTCACAACAGGAGAAAATATCGCAGATTTTGGCGGTGTTGCCATTGCTTATGATGCATTTAAAATGACAAAGGAAGGTCAGGATACCACAAAGATTGATGGTTATACACCTGACCAAAGATTCTTTATGTCCATTGCGCAAATCTGGAGAAGTAAATACACCGAAGCACAAATTCGCCAGCGCATTAACTTAGACCCGCATTCACCTGCACAATGGCGTGTACTCGGTCCGTTGATGAACTTTGAACCTTTCTATAAAGCGTTTAATGTACAACCAGGCGATAAAATGTATCGCAAACCCGAAGAGCAAGTGAAGATTTGGTAAGTAAATTTTAGTTTAATAATTATTGCCACGAATGCACAAATAGAGAAAACAACAAATTTGTGTATTCGTGGCATTTTTTATCTCGCAAACAATTGCGTAAAGAACAAAATTCCGTCTTTATTTTTCGCAATACCAATACCTACCATTGTAAAATTGCCGAGCAAATTTTTCCGGTGCGGCGGACTGTTTATCCAAATATCAACAACTTCTTTGGCAGATATTTTTCCGTAAGCGACATTCTCTCCGGTTGCAATTGCGCCAAGTTTTGCACGCAAATCATTGGTTCTTTGCTGAAAGCCGTCATGCCCAAACGGCGTGCGACCACTTGCCATATCGCGGCTATGCTGCGCAGTTTCTTTGCTGATAAAATCAATCAACTTTACAGGTTGCAAATTATGTTCTGCGCGATACCGGTTGGTGTAATACAATATTTGTTTTTCAAAGGATGAGCCGGCTTCTTTCTGCGCTGTACAGGACGAGATATTTAGCAATACAAAATAACCGATGATTGCAAAATAAATTTTCGACATAATTACCTTTTTGATTCGGATAAAACAAAAAGCAAGCCAATGAAAAACGAACAGCCCGTGATTTGAATCACAGGCTGTTTATTATATCAAAGAAAAACTTCTTTTAATCTTTATTTATTCGGTGCTAATACCCGATACACGCCACCTGCAATTGCGGCGCCTATAATCGGCGCAACCCAAAACAACCACACCTGCCCCAAAGCCCAATCGCCCTGAAACACAGCAACACCAAGGCTTCTCGCCGGATTGACAGATGTATTAGTTACCGGAATACTAATCAAATGAATAAGCGTAAGCGCCAGACCAATAGCAATACCCGCAAAGCCGTTTGCAGCATTTTTGTGCGTAGCGCCCATAATTACAATAAGAAACATAAATGTAAGCACCACTTCGCAAATGGCGCATGCAGTTAAGGAATATCCGCCAGGCGAATGAGCTCCGTAACCATTGCAGGCAAAATCGCCCACACCAAGAAAATCCGGCTTACCGGACAAAATCAAATACAATACGCCGGCTGCCGCAATGCCGCCCAAGACCTGCGCAACAATATACGGAATCAAATCTTTACCGCTGAAACGACCGCCCAGCCATAAACCTACCGATACCGCAGGATTAAAATGCCCGCCAGAAATATGCCCCAAAGCATAAACACCTGTTAAAACAGTAAGACCAAATGCAAGCGCAACGCCTAAAAAACCGATACCCGTATTGGGAAATGTGGCTGCAAAAACGGCTGCTCCGCAACCGCCCAGCACTAACCAAAATGTACCGATAAACTCTGCAATGTACTTTTTCATTGTGATTGTTTTTAATTTTAATAATGTGATTCAGGTTGATTATTCAGACGACAAGTTATAACTTTTTTCTAATTGTTAATAGAATTAATTTACGCAGCAGCCTGTTAATAACTTTAAAACAGAATAAAATTATTCTTGAACTTCACTTTCCTTATGAATTTCATAAGTAAGTGCACCGCTTGGACAGCGCGTTACCTGCTCCACAATCCGTTCGGCAGAGGCTCCCTCCATATTAATCCACGGACGTACAAACGGGTCAAAAACTTCACGTAAACCATGCCAGCAAATTTTACTGTGTTGGCACAATTTCGGCTGCCATATTACAGTAAGGTTTCCTTTGGTATAATGCAGAATATTTTTAGGCATGAGAACAAAATTTTGTTGAGGAAAGTTACAATATTTCCTAAAGACAAAAATAGAAAGCCGGCAAATATTTTTTAGTAAAAGAACTTTCTAAATGAATCCCACGGATTTATGCACATATAATACAAAAACACATATGACCATTTGCAGTCTTATGATGAACAAATTGTTACCAAAAATACAATCACACCATTTTATTCGTTTCTTAACTAACTTTAATTCTCTGCTTTCAAACAAAAAACACATACTATCATCTATTAGTTAAATATAACTTAGCTTTGGCTAAACTAACTTGTTATGGTATTCTTTTTCAAACGAAACAAAAAGGATGAATCCATGTCTAATTCGTATTCATCAAACCCTTTCCTCAAAAAAGGCGACTACATTTATTTGCATTCTACAACCGGTCGCAACAAAATCATTTCCGTAGAAGAAAACGGATTTTATTCTGTACCGGAAGAATCGGCGAACAAAAACGTAACCCCTGAATTTCATCATTGGAACGACTTCCGAAGATGGAGCAGAAAACGGAATGAAGAGCAACATTAATCACAAATTTCAACTGTAAGTTTCAAAGCGGCTGTAATGGTTAATTATAGCTATTTCTGCCGTTTTGAGACTTATTTTGTTGCTTTGTTTTTCCCCACAATATTCCGGGCAAAACACCCAGTAACGTTCCTATTGTATTGGTAAGCACATCGTTTATATCGGCAAAACCTATTTTAAATATAAATTGCACTACTTCAATCGCTACGCTGCACAAAAAACCATACAGCAGTAAAGTACTCCATTTGCTGATGCCAAATAATGCAGAAAGACAAAAAGGTACTGGTACAAATAATAATATGTTGCCCCAGAAATCGATATTCTCAAAGATTTTTTTCCCTTTGTATAATGAATTAATATCACTATACCGCTTCAATATATTTAAGTTATATCCTATATGAATATTTTTAAATACTTCCATTCTCGGATAAACCCGGATGCCGAAAACGACATAAGAAAGAAACAATAAGTATAATAGCGAAAAAATTCTCTTTGCCTTCATTCAAATAGCTTTCAAAGAAAACGAAGATAAGAAATATCGAAAGCTATCTAAACATGAATGCAGAGAAAATGGTTAAAATTTTTTCGCAATCATTTTGTTAAATCTTTTATTAAGCAAAATTGAAACAGCGCTCAAGCCTATAACAAAACCCACCCATATTCCCGATGCACCAAAATGAAACGTAAAAGCCAGTAAACAACCCGCAGGAACGCCGACTATCCAATAAGCAATTGCCATATAAATCGTAGGCACTTTTACATCGTTGATTCCCCGCAAACAGCCGACAGCTATGGCTTGCGTAGCATCGGATATTTGAAAAACAGCCGCAAAAATCATTAACGTCGAAGCAAGCAAAACCACATGCACATCAGCATTAAAAATCAACGACAGTTGTTTTCTGAAGATAATAAACAATATAGCGCAACACAAGCCATATAACAATCCCGAATAAAAAGTACTCTTGCCGATATGGTTTATTTCGTCCCAATTTTTTCTACCGAAAGCATTACCTATGCGGATAGCACTTCCCTGCGCTAGACCAAGCGAAACCATAAACGTAAGCGCAGCACATTGCAAAGCAATCTGGTGCGCTGCCTGCGACACTGCGCCAAGCGTGCCAACCAAAATTGCCGAAACAGCGAAAGCTCCTGCTTCCAACACAGCCTGCAACGCACTTGGAACACCTATTCCAAGCAAATCTTTGATACTTTGCCAACGAATATTCCATTGATTTTTTCTTACTAAAATATACCTGCGAAAAGTTGGATGAAAACAGACAATTAAAATAAGTGTAACTAAAATAATAGTTCGTGTAATTAAAGTTCCAAGCGCAGCGCCCACTAACTCCAGTCTCGGAAAACCAAAATGCCCGTAAATCAGCATCCAGTTTAAAAATACATTCAAAGGCATAGACAGTAATGAAAGCATCATGGCTGTGCGCGTTTTTTCGAGTCCATCCGTGAATTGTTTCAAAGCGATAAACATTAACGATGGAATAAGTGAAATGCTTACAATTCTGAGAAAAGGCTCTGCAAGCCGCGCCACATCTGCATCCTGACCAAGATGATATAAAATATTTTTACCAAACTCCAAACAAAGTGAAATAAAAACAGCACCAAGTGTACACAACAGGAAACCATTAAAAAGATAATGCGAAACCTGTTGCCCGTCTCTCCTGCCGTGTGCCAATGCTACTTTTTGCGAAATAGACATTGTAAGCCCGATGCCGAAAACAAACGGAATCGTAAGCACACTATTAACCAACGCCGCAGCCGCCAACTGTTTGTAACTGATAGCGCCCACCATTGCGGAATCTATCAATCCCAGCGACATTTGCGTAACTTCTCCCAGAATAATCGGTAAGGATAATTTCCACGTTTTTATAGCTTCCTGCTTCAACATAAGCGGGCAAAGTTATTGTTTTTCTTTCGGCGTAATTTTTATATTTACATTACTTTCGGCGCGGAATAAAAAATTTTCCAATGACCATTTACGAAGCACAGCAAACGCTTACACAACAATTAAAAAACATCTACGATACGGAAGAAACACCCGGCATCGCAGATTTGGTATTGGAAAAAATAACGCATCAGAAACGTATTGACAGATTACTAAAGAAAGACATTCCGCTTTCGGAACAAGAAGAATTGTTATTTAAAAAATATACTTCCGAACTATTGCAACATCGTCCCGTTCAGTATGTTTTGGAAGAAGCTCATTTTTACGGATTGGACTTTTTTGTAAATGAAAATGTATTAATTCCACGACCGGAAACAGAAGAACTGGTCGATTGGATTTGCAAAACTATTTCGCAAAAAAATATCAATGATAAAATACTTGACATCGGCACAGGAAGCGGAATTATACCAGTCAGTATAAAAAATAAATTTCCTTCGGCAAAGGTCTCCGCGATTGACATTTCTTCAAAGGCTTTGGAGATTGCGAAGCAAAATGCTGCCAACCACCATACCGAAATCGGGTTTTATGAAATGGATATTCTGGATGAAAAAAGTTGGCATCAATTAAATTCTTTCGACATCATCGTTAGCAATCCGCCGTACATAAGGCAAACCGAAAAAAACGAAATGAATAAAAATGTGCTGGAATATGAACCGCACACGGCATTGTTCGTGCCCGACGAAAAGCCGTTATTGTTTTACGAAACAATTGCCAAATTCTCCACAACGCATTTATCGCCAAAGGGTTATCTTTTCTTTGAAATCAATGAAAATTTAGGACAGGAAGTTGTAGCGATGCTGCAAAACCTTTCGTTCAATCAAATTGAATTAAGAAAAGATTTTCAGGGTAAAGATAGAATGGTTAAGTGTATGTTTAAAAAATAATTTTTTCTTTGCAGTAAAATAATTGTGTAGTAGTTTGCAACATAAGTGAGGGACAAAATTGTGATTATGACTACCAGATTAATAAC from Arachidicoccus sp. BS20 encodes the following:
- a CDS encoding CAP domain-containing protein, whose product is MSKIYFAIIGYFVLLNISSCTAQKEAGSSFEKQILYYTNRYRAEHNLQPVKLIDFISKETAQHSRDMASGRTPFGHDGFQQRTNDLRAKLGAIATGENVAYGKISAKEVVDIWINSPPHRKNLLGNFTMVGIGIAKNKDGILFFTQLFAR
- the aqpZ gene encoding aquaporin Z, whose amino-acid sequence is MKKYIAEFIGTFWLVLGGCGAAVFAATFPNTGIGFLGVALAFGLTVLTGVYALGHISGGHFNPAVSVGLWLGGRFSGKDLIPYIVAQVLGGIAAAGVLYLILSGKPDFLGVGDFACNGYGAHSPGGYSLTACAICEVVLTFMFLIVIMGATHKNAANGFAGIAIGLALTLIHLISIPVTNTSVNPARSLGVAVFQGDWALGQVWLFWVAPIIGAAIAGGVYRVLAPNK
- a CDS encoding (4Fe-4S)-binding protein, encoding MPKNILHYTKGNLTVIWQPKLCQHSKICWHGLREVFDPFVRPWINMEGASAERIVEQVTRCPSGALTYEIHKESEVQE
- a CDS encoding VanZ family protein, whose amino-acid sequence is MKAKRIFSLLYLLFLSYVVFGIRVYPRMEVFKNIHIGYNLNILKRYSDINSLYKGKKIFENIDFWGNILLFVPVPFCLSALFGISKWSTLLLYGFLCSVAIEVVQFIFKIGFADINDVLTNTIGTLLGVLPGILWGKTKQQNKSQNGRNSYN
- a CDS encoding MATE family efflux transporter; amino-acid sequence: MLKQEAIKTWKLSLPIILGEVTQMSLGLIDSAMVGAISYKQLAAAALVNSVLTIPFVFGIGLTMSISQKVALAHGRRDGQQVSHYLFNGFLLCTLGAVFISLCLEFGKNILYHLGQDADVARLAEPFLRIVSISLIPSLMFIALKQFTDGLEKTRTAMMLSLLSMPLNVFLNWMLIYGHFGFPRLELVGAALGTLITRTIILVTLILIVCFHPTFRRYILVRKNQWNIRWQSIKDLLGIGVPSALQAVLEAGAFAVSAILVGTLGAVSQAAHQIALQCAALTFMVSLGLAQGSAIRIGNAFGRKNWDEINHIGKSTFYSGLLYGLCCAILFIIFRKQLSLIFNADVHVVLLASTLMIFAAVFQISDATQAIAVGCLRGINDVKVPTIYMAIAYWIVGVPAGCLLAFTFHFGASGIWVGFVIGLSAVSILLNKRFNKMIAKKF
- the prmC gene encoding peptide chain release factor N(5)-glutamine methyltransferase, whose amino-acid sequence is MTIYEAQQTLTQQLKNIYDTEETPGIADLVLEKITHQKRIDRLLKKDIPLSEQEELLFKKYTSELLQHRPVQYVLEEAHFYGLDFFVNENVLIPRPETEELVDWICKTISQKNINDKILDIGTGSGIIPVSIKNKFPSAKVSAIDISSKALEIAKQNAANHHTEIGFYEMDILDEKSWHQLNSFDIIVSNPPYIRQTEKNEMNKNVLEYEPHTALFVPDEKPLLFYETIAKFSTTHLSPKGYLFFEINENLGQEVVAMLQNLSFNQIELRKDFQGKDRMVKCMFKK